AAAGAGCACCTAACACTAGGTGCTCTTTTTTTTACTAGTTGGCATGCCATATTTTGCTAATTGTCTTTACATTTACCATCGGCTGTTTTAAAATAAAGTCAGCGATTTAAGATACCGGTAACTAAATAAGCGTTTTCCGAGCCGTCTCGTCTAAGGAGGAACCACTCTATGACGATTCGGCCGATTCGGGTACGGGAGGAAACGACCGTGCCTCCGCGTGCTTGGAAAGGAAAACCATTACAGGACGAGCGACTGCTTGGCCGCTTTCACGCGCGGAAAGCAGTCTTTTTTGTTTGAACCCTGAGGAGGGAAAAAGATGGCCATTAAAAAGGTAAAGGTTGAAGAAGCGGTTGGGATGGTGTTGGGCCATGATATCACTAAAATCGTCCCTGGGGAGTATAAGGGGCCGGCATTTAAAAAAGGTCACATCATTCGGTCGGAAGATATACCCCATCTGAAAAATATCGGCAAGGACCATATCTTTCTTATTAATATGGCTCCCGGGCAGGTTCATGAAAACGAGGCTGTTATGCGGATGGCCAAAGCGGTGGCCGGTGCCAATGTGGTCTGGTCCGAGCCGGCGGAGGGCCGTGTGAATATTAAAGCAGCAACGGACGGTCTGCTGAAAGTTAAACGGGAAGCAGTAATGGCCATCAACTGTATTGAGCATGCTGTTTTGTCCACGCTTCATGAAAACCGGCTGGTACGGGCCGGTGATCTTCTGGCCGGCGTCAAGGTAGTACCGTTGGTTGTAGACGAAGAAATGGTAGCGGCCATAGAAGCGGTGGCGCGAGAATACGGTCCGGTTATTTCTGTTAAGCCGCTTAGACGGTTGAAAGTTGGCCTGATCATTACCGGCAATGAGGTTTTTTATGGTCGGATTCAAGACCGCTATGCCCCGGTTTTGGCCGAGAAATTGAATAAATACGGAACCGAGCTGCTCGCTATCATTTACAAGCCTGATGACCGGGAAGCCATTACGGCGGCCATTCTGGACTTTAAACGGCAGGGAGCCGATGTGGTGATCGCCACCGGCGGTATGTCGGTCGACCCTGATGATGTTACCCCCGAGGCAATTCGGGCCGCCGGCGCGGCAGTAGTAAGCTATGGCTCGCCGGTGCTGCCCGGCGCCATGTTCATGCTTGCCTATTTGGATGACACGGCGGTTATCGGTATGCCGGCTTGTGGGATGTATGCCAAGACGACCGTTTTTGATCTTGTGTTTCCGCGCATCCTGGCCGGTGAGCGGCTGAGTAAACAGGACATTGCCGCACTGGGTTACGGCGGCTTGTGTATCAACTGTTCGGTTTGCTCCTATCCCCACTGCCCCTTCGGAAAGTAAACAACATCGCCTCTATTTTCCCCTTCTGAGTCAAGGGCGGA
This window of the Sporolituus thermophilus DSM 23256 genome carries:
- a CDS encoding molybdopterin-binding protein; amino-acid sequence: MAIKKVKVEEAVGMVLGHDITKIVPGEYKGPAFKKGHIIRSEDIPHLKNIGKDHIFLINMAPGQVHENEAVMRMAKAVAGANVVWSEPAEGRVNIKAATDGLLKVKREAVMAINCIEHAVLSTLHENRLVRAGDLLAGVKVVPLVVDEEMVAAIEAVAREYGPVISVKPLRRLKVGLIITGNEVFYGRIQDRYAPVLAEKLNKYGTELLAIIYKPDDREAITAAILDFKRQGADVVIATGGMSVDPDDVTPEAIRAAGAAVVSYGSPVLPGAMFMLAYLDDTAVIGMPACGMYAKTTVFDLVFPRILAGERLSKQDIAALGYGGLCINCSVCSYPHCPFGK